In Dermacentor silvarum isolate Dsil-2018 chromosome 2, BIME_Dsil_1.4, whole genome shotgun sequence, the following proteins share a genomic window:
- the LOC119440486 gene encoding uncharacterized protein LOC119440486, with protein sequence MKEHCRVLCKQQWDELCNSLDGQLHNRQTWKLLKYLLDNTIIRPHRKDGTRHVTRQGSWLRSPISLISCVGKVMEHAFRNLVNAHLELTGADSHTVIGFRAHLLTQDAMLQLKYQSRNTKAILGLNLESAFDRVAHSAILAQISHLNVRERAYNYVKDFLSD encoded by the coding sequence ATGAAGGAGCACTGTCGAGTCCTCTGcaaacagcagtgggacgagctctgcaACTCGCTCGACGGACAGCTACACAACAGACAGACGTGGAAATTACTCAAGTACCTGCTAGACAACACAATTATCAGGCCGCACCGCAAAGACGGTACTCGTCACGTAACCCGGCAAGGCTCCTGGCTTCGCTCACCGATTTCGCTCATCTCATGCGTGGGCAAAGTGATGGAACATGCGTTCCGCAATCTAGTAAACGCCCACCTTGAACTGACGGGTGCCGACTCACACACCGTCATTGGATTCCGGGCTCACCTCCTGACGCAGGACGCCATGCTCCAACTGAAATACCAGTCCCGTAACACCAAAGCCATCCTTGGCCTCAACCTCGAGAGCGCATTCGACAGGGTCGCCCATTCGGCGATACTGGCCCAAATCTCGCATCTGAACGTCCGCGAAAGAGCCTACAACTACGTCAAAGACTTTCTCTCCGACTGA